The Leptidea sinapis chromosome 35, ilLepSina1.1, whole genome shotgun sequence genome contains a region encoding:
- the LOC126975280 gene encoding pupal cuticle protein C1B-like, with protein MMHRALLTLAVLAAARAGSIPQYSPATSVSSVYSSLNNVNTASKPIYENAEVSTQETRENSLGGQKTTFSKTITTPFSSVQKYDTRITNNALLTHAVPTIYSSPIHSIHTPVYYSNPSYSVATPVVSNTYSVPITYSHNTVPIATKTYSTPILTKTSGLTFSSTPITQNHAVKVTYSEAPLVSHMTFTGLGTNYAW; from the coding sequence gCACTTCTTACGTTGGCAGTTTTAGCTGCAGCAAGAGCTGGTTCAATACCACAATACTCACCAGCCACTTCGGTCTCTTCAGTCTACTCATCTCTCAATAATGTCAATACTGCATCAAAGCCAATCTACGAAAATGCTGAAGTATCGACGCAGGAAACAAGAGAAAACTCTTTAGGTGGACAGAAGACCACATTTTCAAAGACAATAACCACGCCATTCTCAAGCGTCCAAAAATATGACACACGAATCACTAATAATGCACTCCTAACCCACGCTGTCCCAACTATATATTCGTCCCCAATACATTCAATCCACACTCCAGTTTACTACAGTAACCCTTCGTACTCCGTTGCGACTCCTGTGGTTTCCAATACGTACTCAGTACCTATCACTTACTCACACAATACCGTGCCAATTGCAACCAAGACTTACTCGACTCCTATTTTGACCAAAACATCAGGGCTTACCTTCTCAAGCACTCCCATCACACAAAACCATGCCGTGAAAGTAACTTATTCTGAAGCACCACTTGTTTCTCATATGACGTTTACTGGCCTAGGAACTAACTATGCCTGGTAA